Genomic DNA from Bacteroidota bacterium:
CCGATGGAGCCCGTCGACCCGAGTATGCAGATGTTCTTCATTTGGGAATAAAGTTCGTCCCGCCTACTCCGTCATTCGGGGCAAACGGGACATTTTGGTGTTAAAAGGTACAGAAATCCCCGGCGGAATCCAAACCAACGATGACACCTCCTACGGTCTGAGTTTCGTTCGCATCTCGTTACGCGACCTGAAGGTCGCGCCTACCGATGCCTCGGGCTTGGTAGCCGCAGCCTTTAGGCTGCGGGTGTTCTGCTTGGCTGTTGAAATTTACCCACCACCAAGACACCGGTTGCCCGGCAAGGGGAGGTTAAAAAAGCCTGATCCCGCAATCGCGGGATCAGGCCCTTACAGATGTTCAGGATGTTAGGTCAGGAGGGCAACGCTTGCTAAGCGCCGATTCCCGCCATGCTGAGAACCGTGTTCATTCGTTTCACCTTTCCGACCGCTGTTGCATTCTTCAGAATCATGCGCGATTACAACCTGTGACTTCTACCAGCCGTTGAACGTCAATGTGGTCCTCCCGGAATCGTCCGCCGTGAGCGTGGCCACCCAGGCTGTATTGAGCACGCTTGTCCCTGTGAAGGAGATGTGGCCTGCATTTCCTGGCACACTGACCGCGTAGGTGCCGTTGTCGTCCTGGGCGAGTTGTCTGGGTACTTGGTACCCGAGGTATGATCCGCTTCCGCCCCCCAGAGTTCCAGGTCGAATCTTGTACTGAAACGCGTCCGAGGCGATCGAAACAAGCGAAGTCGTAATGCCGTCTTCGTTCGCGCGCGTGGAATGGGCACTCGATTGTGTGATCCCCACCGCGATCGCGATTGCAATAACGATCACGCCGAGAAGAATGAGTAAAATTTGTTGCTGTCCCATATGATTTCTTTCTTTGGCGATGAGTTAGAGTAGGGTGTCCCAAGCCGGGGTCGGCAAGAGATGTCCCGAGAACTTGCTTCGCCAGCGGTGGATTAATGGTCAGAAAGGCGGCGGGAACGCACATTCCCTCACCCTTCGATCTTTTCTTGAGTTTTGATTGACGATGGGAGGGTAGATTCATCCGAGTTCCGATGATCCTCCTCGTCCGGCTGGAGCACTATCTCACGATGGCGATCTGTTAAATTTAATTAAGATTGGGTCATGATCTTGGTGCTCTGCGTCACTGATGTGGCAATTTACCCGATTAAATGTCCGAGGGGGGGGTGCCGCCTCGCCGCTGAATCCCATCGTGTGGCATCCCGGGGAGGATTCCAATGGCGAGAATAGCTGGAACTGAAAGGTAATCCCGGCCCAAAACGTGTCGGGTGGGTGGAAATGAAGGGGGGTGGCGGCGGGTCAGTTACGCGGGCGGAATCATTCCCCCGGTTCGATCGGGCGGATAACGATGATACCGGTGTAGGAGCGGAATTTCCTGATGTGCGCCTCCAGGGTTTCCCGGGAGATCTGGACGATCCCATGGACATTCGGAGCGTGCATGTAGTGAAGCGTTCCGTCCTCGGTCCGGACCGCGATGCCGGTGTGGCTGACATCGAGGCCGGGAAGGTCCGTGGTGATGGCGATAATGTCGCCGTTCCGGATCCCCGATTGAAGCCTGGATATCTGGGAGCGCGGGATGTGGTAGAGGGCGCGTGCCGAAAGCGAATCCTCGATGCTCCGCAATGCTGAATAAGCGGAATCTTCCGAGAGTTTCGGATAAGAGGCGCGATGGGAGGTCATGAAGTCGATGGTCTTCCGGTAAGGCGTCCCTCCGAGCTCTTTCGACACGTCCTTCACGAGCCCCTTTTTCTCGTTGTCTGCGATCCACTCGGTGAAGTAATGGAGCCTGCTGGCGTATCCCCGGATCGCCCCGCCGCGGTACCGTAGCGATTGGAGCTCGGACCGGAACGTGTCGAAGGTGAGACGGTTTTGTTTGATGCACCGGGCTAGCGCGCAGGCGTCTTCGACCAGCGTGACACAATCAAAGCTATGCACGTCCACCACAAGGCGTTCCTCACCGGGTGTGTCGAGCGTGTGCGCTTCGTACGGCTTACCGAGGAATTGACCGCCAACCGCAACGATGAGGTCGCCGATGGGTTTCTTGATGAGGGCGTGTTCGAACGCGTAGGAAAAGAGCTTGTTGCAGATGAGGGCGTCTTCCGATTGGGCGAAAGAGGTTCCAGAGCCCAGAACGAGCACCGGAAGGATGACGGCGAGGCACCTCCCGGCATGAAATCCGATCGTCCGGGAGTTCCTCAGAAGGGCGGTTCTCCTTCGACCACCGGAGCGGGTGGAAGGTAGCTCTCGAGGGCCCGGGGAGCTCTGCGCTCGAAGCCGGCGTAGTCTTTGACAAACGTGAGGAGCGCCTGGCCGGTGGGGCCGTTCCGCTGCTTGCCTATGATGATCTCCGCGATCCCTTCGGCGTCGATCGTCGTACCGTCGACGTCCCGCACTTCCTTGATGTTGTACGTCTCGGGCCGGTGGACAAATATCACCACGTCCGCGTCCTGCTCGATGGCTCCCGAATTATGACTGACAATTCCATCTGCGAGCCAGGATGCCGTGCCTGGCACGGTAAGGTCAAACACCTCTTCCTCACCGTCAGGCTCGATTGAAACAATCCGATCCCAGAACAGGTCGTTGGTCGCACATTCTCCGAGGAATGGATCATCCAGTAATTCGGCGTATGAGAGCAGCGTTGAGCGCGAGGGCGCAAATTTGAAATGGGAAGTTCCCCCGTACGACGTTCCGCGGCGATGCGTCATCTCTCGCTGCGAGATGCCCCGCTCTTTCATTCTTGCCCGCACAAGATCAAATACTTCGACCGGTATCGTGTCAACATTTGTATTGGAATCAACACCTTCCAATGTCGCAGCCAACCTGTCGCCCTGCATGCGCCGCGGTCCAAACGTTCCCACGCTTCCGAGGAATTTCAAGAAAGCGTCGACTCCTGTAATGATCACCTGATAGCCCGGCCTATATTGGGCCTTCCGGGTGCTGCGAATGCGCGCAACGATTCCGAATCGAAGGAGCAACGCCGCAACATCGTAAGCCAAGCCCTGACTGTTCGTGGCATAGTATATTGTGCTTGAGCCGCCGGTACGGGAATGAATACATCCGTCGGTCGCCCAGAGATGTCTTAGGAAGAGGGCTATCTCATCATTGGTCAATTGGTATATGGCTCGCGGGACTCTCTTCTGATACGATCGTTGGTTGAAGATGCCCAATTCCCGGAGCCACCTATTCACGCCTTCTGGGTGCCAACGATTGCCGTTTCCGCTCAACAACAACTGATGCCAACTCCTTCTCCCGGGATATCGGGTAACCTTTGTGCCAAACTCCTGCAAAGCTGCATTCCGTACCGCGTCACTATTATCTTCGGAACCCGTCGTGTAACGCAATGGTTGACCGCTCAAGTAGCTTCCATCCCCGATCAATTGGCCCAGGAGTGTCAACCGTTCGTCGGGCCAGCGCTCAACTCTCGCGTCAGGCTCAGGAATGCTCCGGGCAATTCCCAAGCGATCGCCTATCGCCAAATCTTTGACTTCACACCAGCCGTTGATAGTGTAGAGGCGGTGCTTGTCCGTTGCACGGATAGACCGGCCACTGGAGAGAGTCACCTTCATGACCGGTTTGATTCCGACAGGCCAGACCGCATCACAGAAGGCAGTTCCAATTCGTCCCTCCCTGGTCATTGTGAATACTTCCATTTGCTGCCCGGAAAGTTCCCGGATCGGGATCCGGCGTCCGTCGGCAAGATAAACGAGAGTTTCCCCTGTGACACATTCGCGAAGATCTGAAAGGACGGGGCGCTTGTCACCGCGGGATTCGAGGGTCCGGTTCAATTGGGAAAGCGCGATGACCGGTATGTTCAACTCTTTCGCAAGGGCTTTGAGCGACCGGGAGATCATCGAGATTTCGCGTTCGCGCGACTCGGCGCTCTTCGGACCGGCCACGAGCTGCAGATAATCGACGATCACGAGGCCGATATTGTGTTCCGCCTTGAGCCGGCGCGCCTTCGCCCGCAACTCGAGGATGCTGAGCGCCGCCGAATCGTCGATGAAAATCTTCGCTTCTGCGAGCTTCCCCACGTTCCTGCTGAGGTATTTCCAGTTCTCGTCCGGTAGCTTTCCGGTCCGCAACTGGTGGGCGTTGACCCGTGCCTCGGCCGAGAGCATGCGGATAATGAGCTGCTGTTCGGACATCTCGAGGCTGAAGATCGCCACGCTCGTTTTCTTTTCCGGGTGCAGGGCCGCGTTGCGGGCGACTGCAAGCGCGAGGGCGGTCTTTCCCTGGCTGGGCCTTCCCGCCATGATGATCAGATCGGAATTCTGGAATCCCCCCGTTTTCTCGTCGAGCGACGGGAAGCCGCTCGGGACCCCGGTCACGCCGCTGTGCTTGCCGTGAATCTCTTCCAGCATCGCAAACGTCTCGTGCAGGGCGCGGTTGATGGGGGTGAACGCTCTCTTCAGCCTGCGTTCCGAAATTTGAAAAATTTTCGCCTCGGCCTCGTCGAGCAGGTCGAGGGCATCCTCGGTTTCGTTGTACGCCCTTGCTGCGACCGCGGAGGACGCTGTAATGAGGCTTCGCATCAGCGCCTTTTCCAGGACGATCCGGGCGTGATATTCGATGTTCGCCGAGCTCGTCACATTCATCGTCAGCTCGGTGACATAGACCGGATCCTCGGCGGGATTGAGCGATCCTTTCCGCCTGAGCTCTTCGACCACGGTGACCGCATCGATCGCGTCCCCCTTCTCAAACAGCGAGACCATCGACCCGAACAACCTCTGGTGCGTCGGATGATAGAAGCTGGTGGCATCGAGCACTTCGAGAGCCTTTGGAACGGCTTCCTTGTCGATAAGCATCGCCCCGAGAATCGCCTTTTCGACGTCTACCGCCTGGGGCGGGGTGCGTCCGGCCGGAGGAGCGTTCACCGGTTGCAATGCCGCTGAAGGAGGGGCCGTCTGGATTTCACTCGTACCGTTTGCCATCACGACGCCTGTTGTTGTTTCCGTTTTTCATGGAGTTCCATAAGCACTTTCATATCCTCCCAGGCCGGCCGTTTCCAGGCCGGGTTGCGCAGGAGCGCCGCCGGATGATACGTCACGATCAGCGTCGCTCCGTGGAATTCGTGCGTGCGGCCCCTGAGCGCGGAGAGGGTTTCGTTCGTCCGGAGAAGCCATTGGGCGGAGATCCGTCCGAGACAGACGATGAACTTCGGTTTGATGAGATCGATCTGTTTCAGAAGGTAGGGCGAGCATGTCTCCATCTCGGAGGGCAACGGGTCGCGGTTCTGCGGCGGGCGGCACTTGAGGATGTTGCAAATATAGACTTCCTCCCGCTTCATCCCGATCGCCTCGATAATCTTGTTGAGGAGCTGTCCCGCCCTTCCGACGAACGGTTCGCCCTGCGCATCTTCGTCCGCCCCCGGCGCCTCGCCGATAAACATGATGTCCGCGTTCGTATTCCCGGTCCCGAAGACGAATTTGATCCGGGTCTGTCCCAACGGACACTTCAGGCATTCATGAATCTGGCCGTACAGTTCCGCCGGAGACACCGCGCCGGCCCACGGCTCGTCGGGAATGCCCACTGCGGAGTCCGGCTGCTTCGCCGCCCCGCCGGCGATCTTCTTTCCGGATTCCTCGGTATAGACAATATTTCCAAAGAGATCGCGCTGCTGCATCAGGTAGGCCCGCGCCTTGTCGAGAACATCCGATACTTCATTTGATTTCATTCGTCGCCAGGGGAGGATCCTGCAGATTCCCGGCGCTTCCCCGGCTTTGGCCGCGGGCGGCGCCGTACGATTACAACATTTTTGAGAGCCGGTCCAGAATACGATTTGCCACGTCGAACTTCTGCATCTTTGCCAGGCGCTCGACTTTTCCCGACTTCGAGATGATGGTGACCACATTGGTATCCGAATTGAATCCCGCCCCGTCCGTCAGCGGATTATTCAGAACAATGAGGTCAAGCTTCTTCTCCTTCAGTTTCGTCTTCGCATTCCGGAGGCCGTTGTCGGTCTCCAGGGCGAATCCCACGACGACGGCGCCGTGTTTTTTGGCCGAAAGGGTTCCGAGAATGTCGGGCGTTCGTTCCAGGCGCAACGTCATGCCGTCGGTTCCCAGCTTCTCTTTCTTGATCTTCCCGCGCGAGATCTGCGCCGGCTTGAAATCGGATACCGCAGCCGCCATGATCAGCGCATGCGATTTCCCGAATTCCTTCGTCACGGCGCCGAGCATCTGGTCCGCCGTTTCGACGCCGATCAGGCGCACATTCCGGGGCGCCGGGATCGAGACGGCTCCCGAAACGAGAGTCACCTCCGCTCCGCGCAGGGCCGCCGCGTTCGCCAGAGCGAATCCCATCTTTCCCGAGGACCGGTTTCCGAGAAACCTCACCGGGTCGATCGCCTCGCGGGTGGGGCCGGCTGTGATCAGAATTCTCTTCCCCCGCAAATCCCGGCGGGCAGAACCGAGCACCTCATCCAGAGCGCGAACGATCGCCGAAATCTCGGGCAGCCGTCCGGGTCCGGTCAACCCGCTCGCCAGTTCGCCTTCCTCCGGCGGAAGCACCGTGTAGCCCAATTCGCGGAGCCGGGTCAGATTCTCCTGAGTCGCGCTGTGCCGGAGCATGTCGGCATCCATCGCGGGCGAAATGACAAGGGGACAGCGGGCCGCCAGCGCCAGAGTCGAAACAGCGTCATCGGCGTATCCGTGGGCGAGCTTGGCCGCGAGATTGGCGGTAGCGGGGGCGATCAGCATCAGGTCGGCCCAGCGGCCGAGCTCGATGTGCCATGTTCCCGCATCGATTGCGCCCGAAGCCGCGTCCGGAAACGTGCCGACGACGACCTTTCCGCCCGAAAGGGTGGAGAGGACGAGGGGGGTCACAAACTGCGTTGCGGCCTCCGTCATGACGACGCGGACAGCCGCTCCGGCTTTTTTCAGCTCACGAACGAGAAACGGGATCTTGTATGCGGCTATTCCGCCCGTGACCCCGAGAAGGATGTGCTTGTTTTTCAGCATGGGTCAACAGGGCTCCCACCCTTCGACGGCCTTTGAAACGGTCTGTCATCCTGGGCACGTTCGCGTCGCTCGGTGTAAACTCCGGGAAGGATCCAGGAGATTCTTCGTCGCTTCGCTCCTCAGAATGACAAGTGGTTAGACGGCCGCGAACGGCGGTGGATCTTCCTCCTTGTACCGGTGCGATAGCTTTTCGTCCATCAATTCCCCGATGGCGATTTCTGTCGGCTTGGGACGCTGCTCGAACTCCTGGGCGACCAGAATCTGATCCGGGTTCGTCTGGGGCTGCTCCGTTTCATCCTCCGGTTCGAAGACGCGCGATTGCAGCATTTCAATCCGCTGGTTGAATTCGATCTTTTGTTCTTCGTTGATCTGGCGGGCGCGCTTCAGGAGTATCACGATCGCTTCGTAGATGTTTTCCGCGCGGCTGGTCAGTTCTTCAATGTCGATGGGCTTAATGGGCATTCTGGTGCTCTCCGGTTTATTCGATGTTCTGCAACTGTTCTCGGATTTTCTCGAGTTCTTCCTTCATGGCGACAACCTTGTGCGCGATCTCCGCGCTGCCGGCCTTGGAACCGACCGTGTTCACCTCGCGGTTCATCTCCTGAACAAGGAAATTGAGGCGGCGCCCCGCGCTTTCTTCGCCGTCCATGGCGTTTCTGAAAAACTTTGTGTGGCTTCGGAACCGGACGCATTCCTCCGTCACGTCAAGCTTGTCGACGAAGAGCGCGACTTCGAGTTCGAGCCGCCGCGAGTCGATGACCTTCGTATCGGACAGGAGCTGCTTCAAACGCTCTTCCAGCCGGCTGCGCTCCAGCGGAATCAGGTCTTTCGCGACCCGTTCGATCTGCCCGATGCTCGAGTCCAGGCTGGCGATCCGGGCGAGAAGGTCCTTCATCAGCTCGCTTCCCTCCTGCCTGCGCATGTTTTCGGCATCGTCGAGCGCGGCGGCGATCGCCTTCCGGGCCACCGACCACTCGAGCTCGTCGCCGGAGTCGAATACGTCGATCTCCAGGACCTCGGGAAACTTCAACAGATGATCGAGCGTGATCCGCTCCTTGATGCCGGCGGTCTTCCGGAGGCTGTTCAGCAGCTTGACGTAGGCTTTTGCCGCTGCGGGATTGATTTTGACGGGCGCCTCGCTGTCGTTCTCGCGCGTGATCGTGACGACGAGATTCACTTTGCCGCGGGAAAACTTGGTGCGGACCAGCTCCTTCAGCTCGTTCTCGCGCATGGAGAGGGTTCGCGGGAGCCGGGCAGTCACTTCGAGAAACCGGTTGTTCACACTGCGCAGATCCGCGAAAGCGGTGATCCGTTTCTCGGTTACTTCTCCCCGCCCATATCCCGTCATGCTTGAAATCATGGAAAAACACGGCCTTCTGAGGTGCCAACCCCCACCAAGGTACAAAATATTTGATCAGTGGTCAAGGAAAACATTCCCTCCGGGGAGCAGGATTGAGAATCGCGCACTTTTTCTCTATATTGGAGCCACAACATATCCCGGTGCCCCTCTCCCGCGTATGGTCACACACTACTTCACGCTGGTCGCACTCACCCGCGAGCTCGATACGCTCCTCCGGTCTTCTGCCATCGCCGAAATCTTCACACAGCAGAAGGACGAGTTGATTATCCGCGTCGACCGGACCCCGGGGGCGGATCTCCCGCAGAGCCGGTCTTCCCTGCACATTTCCGTCAATCCGCGTCTCAATTACCTCTTCGTGGAGGAACAGAATTCCCGCGCAAGGAGGAATTCGGTGGATCTGTTCGAGGAGCTCACCGGTTCGGTCGTCGATCGCGTCTCGCTTCTTCCCTTCGACAGAACCCTGAGGTTCGCCTTCCGGGACCGCCGCTTTCTCTACGTCAGATTGTATGACAGCGCTGCGAGCAATATCTACCTGACCGGCGAAGACCTGAAAATCCTCAATGCCTTCAAGAACCGCAAGAAACTGCAGGGAACCATCCTCCGGCTGGACGAACGGAAGTTCGACGCTTCGATCCTGGAGAATCCTCTCCCGTTCCGGGAATCGTTGAGGAACGCGTCCCCGCCGCTTCTCTTCCAGGCGCTGAAGGCTGCGGTGCCCGTTCTCGGGACCGTGTTCGCGCGCGAGGCGCTCATCCGCGCGGGCGTGGGCGAGGACACTCCCGTGCGCGACCTCGCCGACGAGGGACTGGACCGCCTCCATCGGGAGGTTCGGGGGATGATCGCCGCGATGGAAGAGGGGGAGCGGCGGGAAGAAGGGAAAACGGACGGAACGTACGTCTACGTTCGGGGGGCGACGCCGGTGGTCCTCTCGGCGATTCCCCTCCGGCATCTCGCGGACATGCAGCCGGAGCGGTTCGACAGCATACACCGCGCGATCAAATCGTTCATCGGAAAAACCTCCCGGACCCGCTCTTCGGAATCGGAAAAGGACGAACTGTTCGGCGCGATCACAAAGGAGATCGAGCGGGGCAACCGCGCGCTGAATCTCGCGCGCGCCGCGGCGGCCGAATCGTGGCGGGCCGAGGAGTACGAACGGATGGGCCGGCTGCTCATGGGGAATCTGCACCTGGTTGAGAAAGGAGCGGGCTGGGTCGACGTGTCGGATCCCTACCTTGCGGGTGAGACCGTCACCGTTGTGCTCAATCCGGCATTCACTCCGGCGCGGAACGCGGAAGAATACTTCGGGAAGGCGAAAAAGTTGCGGGCGGCCCTTTCCGAAACGGAGAAGCGCATCGCACAACTGGAAGGAAAGGTCAATCACTTTGAAGAAATGCTTCAGCGCCTTGACGCCTCCCGGACGGATGCCGAAGTCGCGGCCTTCAAGAAGGAGTACGCGAGCGGCCTGAAGACAACCGGGCTTCCGGAACAAAGCGGCGGGAAGGAGAAGCTCCCGTTCAGGACATTCGAAATCACCGGCGGCTTCCAGGTCCTGGTGGGGAAAAGCAGCGCCAACAACGACCTGCTGACGACCCGCTTCGCCAAGCCGAACGATCTCTGGTTCCATGCGCGCGGGGCCAGCGGTTCCCACACGGTCCTCAAGGTCCAGAAGGGACAGCAAGTTCCGCGCGAGGCGATCCGGGAGGCGGCATGCATCGCCGCGTACTACAGCAAAATGAGAAAGGCGAGCAACGTACCCGTCGCCTATTGCGAGCGAAAATATGTCCACAAACCCCGGGGGGCTCCGGCGGGCACCGTCACACTGGAACGTGAAGAAATAGTCTTTGTCAAGCCCCGCCTTCCTTGAAAAAGGGCGGAAAACTTCGTATACTCTTGCTCCTTGAGCGAACCCCCCCGTTGGGTAATTACCGGCGTCATTGCTTTCTCATTTAAAGAGGGAATCTGTCATGAAGCGTGTTTTACTCCTTATTCTGATCAGCTCGAGTCTTCTCACGTGCCTGCACGCGCAGGACGATAGTTCAACGGTGAAGACTCCCGAGATTTCTCTCTCAGGGGGAGTTTCTCTGCCGTACCTTCCGGATCATTTCAAGGATTACTGGAAAAAGGGATGGAACGCCGGCGCCGGGTTCGGATATTCGACGAACCCCGGCTCGATCGGCTACAGTACGCTGCTCGCCACGGTGGAATATTCGAGATGGGCTTTTGACGTGGCCGCCTTCCGGACGAAACTCAATCTGGTGCAAAAGAACGTCGCGCTCTCCAGGAATCCGACCAGCGTCTTCAACATCATGTTTTCGTACAAGGGAACTTTTTCGCCTTCACGAAGGAGCCTTGCCCCCTATTTTCTGATCGGGTTCGGCTATCTCCATCTCTCCGAAGGGGCGATCACCTGTTCCGGCGACACGGCATTCACCGTTTCGGGGCAGAGCGCGTCGGCGTTCGCATGGTCGGTCGGGGTGGGGATCGAGGTTCCCGTCACCGAATCGATCGCATTCTTCGTCCAGGGGAAATCGACGCTCGGGGTGATCGATCCCACACGGCAATACTTTCCGCTTTCCGGCGGGTTTACCTACCGTCTTCTGAACAAATAGTCCGCCTCATTCGGGTGGCTCGGGATAAAAGTTCTCCCGGGTCAACCCGCATTCCTTCGCCGCCTGGTTCAGCAGCCGGAGGATGCCTGTCTTCTCGTTGAACGCCGCCGCGTTGATTTCGGCGCGCGGCTTGCCGATCGGGTGGAACGGGACGCTCGTGATTGTGTGATTCACGCTGTCCCGATCGTCTCCCATCGCCCCCCGGAACGCCCAGACATCGTCGAACTTGCCGTCGAACCCGCTGCTTCGCACGACGATCTGTCGGTCCACCCACTCCCTGTCCGGATCCATGTCGATCTGGACCGCCGCGTCCAGGACCCCGTCGTAGTTGTCGTCCGCCCAATGGTTGAACACGATTCTGCAGTGGCCCACGTAGTAATCGGCCTGGTCGTAATCCATCGGTTTGGTCCGTTCCGGAAAACCCTCGGGAAAATCCGCCGGCTTGTAGGCGGCCGCTCCCCCGACAAGGGCGAGGTAATCGATCGCTCCGTCGCCATTCCGGTCGTAGAGGTACGCCCAGGTCGATGTCTTTCCCGGGTTCGGGTTAATCCCCTGGAATTCCACGGAGAGCGAGATCGATTTCCGCGGATCCGGAAGGGGTTTGAGCGTAACGGCCGCGAGCAGCACCCTGGTATCCCCCTGTAACCCCACAAAAGTGACGTACCTCCGTGAAACCTTTTTCGAGCAGACGATCGCAAGGTCTTTCCCGATGGGCGGGAACTGGCATACCGTATCCGCATGCGGATAGAAATCAAGGATGCCGCTTTGCTGGGCTTCCAGCGATGCCGCGGCAAGAAGCACGACGCAAAGCAACGTGAACGCACATCTCATCGGTTCAATCCCTCGTAATATTCCTGGTCACGTCGATGCCGAGCTTCCGGAGGTAGGCGCCGCTCTCAAGCGACTTGCCCGTGGCATCCCGGATCCGGTCCGTCCATTCTTCCGATTCGCCCGACGCATAGAGATGGGCGATCATCCACTCCGCCAGATGAGGATTGCGGCTCTTCTGTTCACCGAACTTGCTGGAAAGCGCTTCCTGAAGTTGCGTCGCAATCATTCCCGCCAGAACATAGTTCTGGTAGTAGCAGGGGTACGACACGTACCAGATCGACGCCGCGAACTGGGCGGGCTCCCCCGGGTCGAGATCGACGAGCATATACTTCTTGAACATCTCCCGTTCCAGCGCCCCGAGATCCTGGCCCGGATCCTGATACATCCGGTACTCGAAGAAAAAGTCCTTCATCAACCGGCGGAGCCGGCAAAGCGCGGGAATCGACCGGTTCTTGATATAGCGCTCGATCTGCCTGGGCTTCACATCGGTGTAGCCGGAGATCCAGAGCGAATCGTCCGTAAACTCCCCGTGCATATCGGCCACGCCCTCTTCGTACGCGGCGCACTGGGCGCCGGGAATCCACTCGTACCCCCTGAGGATCGGATACTCGACCCGGGTGTGGACCGCCTTCAGAGAGTGGCCATACTCATGGAAGGCGACCGCATAGAAGCCCTTCCCCTTCGTCGGATTCACCAGGAACCTCGAGTCGGACGGGATGCGGATCGCGAGGCTCAGCCCGCCGTACGGAATGTCCTTCACCACCTCCCGGATGGGGAGCGAATCGACATCGAAGCCGATGCTCTTCTGAAATTCGTGGATGATCGCGAACACCGATTCCGGGAGAAAGTACCTGTCGGGCAGCTGGACGGCTTCCCGGAGGGCGTAGTCGAAATCCCACGCTTCGAACGTCTCCGCGTGCATCTTCTCCCGCGCGGTAGCCATGAAGTCCTCCAGCGGCGCGCGGGTTTGCTCTTCGAGCTCGTTCATCGTCCTGAGGAGCCAGGCCTCGTCGATCGCCTGGAGCCGAAGAGCAAGGGAATAGTAATTAGGAAAACCGAGTTCGCGGGCCTTTTCGTTCCTGAGTTTGACGAGCCTGACGAGGTCTTCTCCGGCGGACGCGGAGATCTGGGACGTGAGCGACCAGAGTTTGTGCCGCTGTTGCTGTTTCCTCTCCTGCCTCAACCGGTTGCTCACCTGGGCCCGCGTCAGGAGCGAATCGCCCATCTTCAGCTTGAAGCCGGTGATCGTTTGCT
This window encodes:
- a CDS encoding outer membrane beta-barrel protein, with translation MKRVLLLILISSSLLTCLHAQDDSSTVKTPEISLSGGVSLPYLPDHFKDYWKKGWNAGAGFGYSTNPGSIGYSTLLATVEYSRWAFDVAAFRTKLNLVQKNVALSRNPTSVFNIMFSYKGTFSPSRRSLAPYFLIGFGYLHLSEGAITCSGDTAFTVSGQSASAFAWSVGVGIEVPVTESIAFFVQGKSTLGVIDPTRQYFPLSGGFTYRLLNK
- a CDS encoding NFACT RNA binding domain-containing protein, which produces MVTHYFTLVALTRELDTLLRSSAIAEIFTQQKDELIIRVDRTPGADLPQSRSSLHISVNPRLNYLFVEEQNSRARRNSVDLFEELTGSVVDRVSLLPFDRTLRFAFRDRRFLYVRLYDSAASNIYLTGEDLKILNAFKNRKKLQGTILRLDERKFDASILENPLPFRESLRNASPPLLFQALKAAVPVLGTVFAREALIRAGVGEDTPVRDLADEGLDRLHREVRGMIAAMEEGERREEGKTDGTYVYVRGATPVVLSAIPLRHLADMQPERFDSIHRAIKSFIGKTSRTRSSESEKDELFGAITKEIERGNRALNLARAAAAESWRAEEYERMGRLLMGNLHLVEKGAGWVDVSDPYLAGETVTVVLNPAFTPARNAEEYFGKAKKLRAALSETEKRIAQLEGKVNHFEEMLQRLDASRTDAEVAAFKKEYASGLKTTGLPEQSGGKEKLPFRTFEITGGFQVLVGKSSANNDLLTTRFAKPNDLWFHARGASGSHTVLKVQKGQQVPREAIREAACIAAYYSKMRKASNVPVAYCERKYVHKPRGAPAGTVTLEREEIVFVKPRLP